A stretch of the Kushneria konosiri genome encodes the following:
- a CDS encoding LysE/ArgO family amino acid transporter yields MASFWAGLGLGLSLIMAIGAQNAFVLRQGLRGEHLFMVCLSCALSDALLLALGVYGASTLTERFPDLDVVLRLAGALFLLTYGVRNMVGALRGGQALVPNEPSKGSWPRTLALCLALTWLNPHVYLDTVVLAGAVSAQQASKGAFLMGAIMASFLFFFTLGHGAGRLRAVLARPRAWQLLEAGMALVMWGIALSLLWPMIRR; encoded by the coding sequence ATGGCATCATTCTGGGCGGGGCTGGGGCTGGGCCTTTCATTGATCATGGCCATCGGGGCTCAAAACGCCTTCGTTCTGCGACAGGGGCTGCGCGGCGAGCATCTTTTCATGGTCTGTTTGAGCTGCGCGCTCAGTGATGCGTTGCTGCTTGCATTGGGTGTCTATGGTGCGTCAACGCTGACGGAGAGATTTCCTGATCTGGATGTTGTTTTGCGTCTGGCGGGCGCGCTGTTTTTACTGACGTACGGTGTCAGGAACATGGTCGGCGCGCTGCGCGGTGGTCAGGCACTGGTGCCGAATGAGCCATCGAAAGGCTCATGGCCTCGAACACTGGCGCTATGTCTGGCGCTGACCTGGCTCAACCCTCATGTCTATCTCGATACGGTAGTGCTGGCGGGGGCCGTCTCGGCCCAACAGGCATCGAAAGGGGCCTTTCTGATGGGTGCCATCATGGCTTCCTTCCTGTTCTTTTTCACTCTGGGCCATGGCGCCGGGCGCCTTCGAGCCGTGCTGGCTCGTCCTCGCGCCTGGCAACTGCTGGAGGCCGGCATGGCACTGGTCATGTGGGGAATAGCCCTGTCACTGCTATGGCCCATGATCAGGCGGTAG